A stretch of DNA from Micromonospora peucetia:
CGTTGCCCATGTCGGCGATCAGCGCGCCCTGCTTGATCTCGACCGACACCTCGCCGGTGCCGGCGCCGTCGTAGTCGGGGGTGACGAAGTAGCCCTGGATCCGGTCGAAGCCGTAGAAGGCGCCACCACCGATCCCGCCCAGCAGGGCCAGGGTGAGCAGCAGAGCCAGGACCGTCCTGCCCCGCCCGCCACCGCCGGAGCCGCCCTTGCGCTTACGCACGGCGCCGCGCCGGTGCTTGCCCTTCTCTCCCCGGTCCTGCTCGTCGAACCCGAGGTCCAGATCGTCGATCATCGCGTCCGCCTCCGCTGCGTTTCCAGCCAGCTCTGCAGAATCTCCACCGCGGCGGCCTGGTCGACCACCGCCCGTTGCCGTTTCCCCCGGACACCACGCTCGGCAAGCCTACGAGACGCCACCACCGTAGACATCCTCTCGTCGGTGAGCGCCACCGGAACGGGCGCTATTACCGCGGCCAGTCGGTCAGCGTACGCCTTCACGTGTACGGCCGCGGGGCCGTGCTTGCCGGCGAGATTGACCGGAAGGCCGACGACGACCTCCACCGCCTCGTGCTCGGCCACCAGCGCCTTGAGCGCGGCCATGTCGGCCGGCACCGCGTCCGGCGCCGCGCCGAGGTCGCGGGAGAGGGTCACCAGCGGGGTGGCCAACACGCCGTGCGGGTCCGAGCGGGAGACCCCCACCCGGACCTGCCCGACATCCACCCCGAGCCGGACACCCCGGGACAACTCGTTCACGCGCGGGAACTCCCCCTGTAATGGCCAACCAGGGCGGACCGTGCGGGTCCGCCCTGGTCGCTACGGTCACGCATCACGCCTCGGCGATCGCCTTCTCGACTGTGAGGAGCAGCTTCGGCGCCTCCGCGGCGGGCAGGCCGCCGCCCTGGGCAAGGTCGGGACTGCCCCCGCCGCGCCCGGAGAAGGCCGCCTTGACCAGGTCCGACGCGGCCAGGCCCCGGCTACGGGCGGCCGGGTTCACCGCGACGACCAGCGATGCCTTGCCGTTGGCCCGGGCCGCCACCGCGACGACCGCCGGCCGCGCCGGGTCGATCCTGCCGCGGATCTCCTGGGCGAGGGTCCGTACGTCGTTGCCGGCCGCGCCCTCCGGCGCCTCGGTGCCCACGTACGCGACCCCGTGCACGTCCTTGGCCTGCGCGGCGAGCGCCGCCGCGCCGCCGAGCACCAACTGGGCCCGCAGCTTCTCCAACTCCTTCTCGGCGTCGCGCAGCTGCGTCACGGTCTGCTCGACCCGGTCGGCGACCTGGTCGTTGGGCACCCGGTACAGCTCGGCGAGGCGGGACACCAGCAGGTGCTCGCGGGCCAGGAAGTTGAAGGCGTCCATGCCGACCAGGGCCTCGACCCGGCGCACCCCGGAGCCGATCGACGACTCGTTGAGGATCTTCACCAGGCCGAGCTGGCCGGAGCGGGCGACGTGGGTGCCGCCGCACAGCTCGCGGGCGTAGTCGCCGACCTCGACGACCCGCACCTCCTCGCCGTACTTCTCGCCGAACAGCGCCATCGCGCCGATCCGCCGCGCCTCCTCCAGCGAGGTGATGAAGGCGTGCACCTCCAGGTCGGCGAGGAGCACCTCGTTGACCTGCTGCTCGACGTCGCGCAGCACGCTCGGCGCCACCCCGGTCGGGGTGTTGAAGTCGAACCGCAGCCGGCCCGGGGCGTTCAGCGAACCGGCCTGGGTGGCGGACTCGCCGAGGAAGTTGCGCATCGTCTGGTGCACCAGGTGGGTCGCGGTGTGCGACCGGGAGATGGCCCGCCGGCGGGTGGTGTCGATCTCGGCGTAGCCGGTCTCGCCGGCCCGCACCTCGCCCCGGAGCACCCGGGCGCGGTGCACGATCAGGCCGGGCACCGGCTGCTGCACGTCGAGCACCTCGACCTGGCCACCGCCCACCGTGATCATGCCGAGGTCGGGCTGCTGCCCGCCGCCCTCGGCATAGAACGGGGTGGCGTCGAGCACCAGCTCGACCATGTCGCCCTCGACCGCCGCCTCGCGGGGGCCGTCGACGCCGAGCACCGCCCGCACCGTCGACTCCCGGGACACCTCGCCGTACCCGGTGAACCGCACCGGCCCGCCCGAGTCGAGCACCGACCGGTACGCCGACAGGTCGGTGTGCCCGGTCTTGCGCGCCTGCGCGTCGGCCTTGGCCCGGGAACGCTGGTCGGCCATCAGCCGGCGGAAGCCCTCCGCGTCGACCTTGAGGCCCTGCTCGGCGGCGATCTCCAGGGTCAGGTCGATCGGGAAGCCGTACGTGTCGTGCAGCTGGAACGCCTTCTCACCGGAGAGCGCCGGCTTGCCGGCGGTGCGGGTCTCGGCGATCGCCGTGTCCAGGATCGTGGTGCCGGCCCGCAGGGTGGACAGGAAGGCGTCCTCCTCCGCGTACGCGTACTGCGAGATCCGGTCGAAGTCGGCGGCCAGCTCCGGGTACGACGGGGACATGCAGTCCCGGGCCACCGGCAGCAGCTCCGGCAGCGCCCGATCCTGCCAACCGAGCAGCCGCACCGACCGGATCGCCCGGCGCATGATCCGGCGCAGCACGTAGCCACGCCCCTCGTTGCTCGGGGTGACCCCGTCGCCGATCAGCATGAGCGCCGTACGCACGTGGTCGGCGATCACCCGCAGCCGGACGTCGTCCGGGTGCGACTCGCTGGCGACCTGCCCGGAGTGGGCGCCGTAGCGCTTGCCGGTCAGCTCGGCGGCCCGGTCGAGGATCGGCCGGACCTCGTCGATCTCGTAGAGGTTGTCGACGCCCTGGAGGATCGACGCCATCCGCTCCAGGCCCATACCGGTGTCGATGTTCTTCGCCGGCAGGTCACCGAGGATCGGGTAGTCCTCCTTGCTGGTGCC
This window harbors:
- the ruvX gene encoding Holliday junction resolvase RuvX, yielding MNELSRGVRLGVDVGQVRVGVSRSDPHGVLATPLVTLSRDLGAAPDAVPADMAALKALVAEHEAVEVVVGLPVNLAGKHGPAAVHVKAYADRLAAVIAPVPVALTDERMSTVVASRRLAERGVRGKRQRAVVDQAAAVEILQSWLETQRRRTR
- the alaS gene encoding alanine--tRNA ligase, which produces MKTAEIKRRYLAHFEANGHAVVPSAPLPAISDPNLLFVNAGMVQFVPYFLGQQTPPYRRAVSVQKCIRTPDIDEVGKTSRHGTFFQMNGNFSFGDYFKDGAIPLAWDLVTKSVAEGGYGLDPERVWPTVYLDDDEAYEIWRSVGVPAERIVRRGKADNFWSMGIPGPCGPCSELFYDRGPEYGREGGPAVDEDRYMEFWNLVFMQFERGPGTSKEDYPILGDLPAKNIDTGMGLERMASILQGVDNLYEIDEVRPILDRAAELTGKRYGAHSGQVASESHPDDVRLRVIADHVRTALMLIGDGVTPSNEGRGYVLRRIMRRAIRSVRLLGWQDRALPELLPVARDCMSPSYPELAADFDRISQYAYAEEDAFLSTLRAGTTILDTAIAETRTAGKPALSGEKAFQLHDTYGFPIDLTLEIAAEQGLKVDAEGFRRLMADQRSRAKADAQARKTGHTDLSAYRSVLDSGGPVRFTGYGEVSRESTVRAVLGVDGPREAAVEGDMVELVLDATPFYAEGGGQQPDLGMITVGGGQVEVLDVQQPVPGLIVHRARVLRGEVRAGETGYAEIDTTRRRAISRSHTATHLVHQTMRNFLGESATQAGSLNAPGRLRFDFNTPTGVAPSVLRDVEQQVNEVLLADLEVHAFITSLEEARRIGAMALFGEKYGEEVRVVEVGDYARELCGGTHVARSGQLGLVKILNESSIGSGVRRVEALVGMDAFNFLAREHLLVSRLAELYRVPNDQVADRVEQTVTQLRDAEKELEKLRAQLVLGGAAALAAQAKDVHGVAYVGTEAPEGAAGNDVRTLAQEIRGRIDPARPAVVAVAARANGKASLVVAVNPAARSRGLAASDLVKAAFSGRGGGSPDLAQGGGLPAAEAPKLLLTVEKAIAEA